In Streptomyces canus, one DNA window encodes the following:
- a CDS encoding alginate lyase family protein encodes MSARSRWWVVLPTALAALTTGLCGPVAAQTAPPPHTAVLDGARLQQTKARLHRGDPQLRRAVKALTVRADKWLDQGPWTVVDKPRPAPGGDVHDYLSQAPYWWPSQTPTADNPWGCPYVQRDGERNPEVDSGTDRQDVEKTFDSAYDLTLAWYYTGEKRYARKAGQVLRTWFLDPATRMNPHLDHAQFIPCKYDGRAIGIIDFSQSYTSVLDALALLDTGAPGWSGKDRTGMTEWNTAFLGWLKDSDFGKQEAAAANNHGTFYDMLLAGLAYATGDKALARRTVLDARGKRIAPQIAADGSQPQELTRTRSWHYSTFDLVAYTRLAAIGRHVGVDLWAYRGPDGQSLFKAVDYLLPAATAAAAWPHPELEFRRYAATDVVHAAADADDTRARRAVPLLEAPPGGDLWALRPAAEQLDSIAG; translated from the coding sequence ATGAGCGCGCGGTCCCGCTGGTGGGTCGTCCTTCCGACAGCCCTGGCCGCGCTCACGACTGGGCTCTGCGGACCGGTGGCGGCACAGACCGCGCCCCCGCCGCACACCGCGGTCCTGGACGGTGCGCGTCTGCAGCAGACGAAGGCCCGGCTCCATCGTGGTGATCCGCAACTGCGGCGCGCGGTCAAGGCGTTGACGGTCCGCGCCGACAAGTGGCTGGACCAGGGCCCCTGGACGGTCGTCGACAAGCCCAGGCCCGCTCCCGGCGGCGACGTCCACGACTACCTCAGCCAGGCCCCGTACTGGTGGCCCTCCCAGACCCCGACCGCCGACAACCCATGGGGCTGCCCGTACGTCCAGCGTGACGGCGAGCGCAATCCCGAGGTCGACTCCGGCACCGACCGTCAGGACGTCGAGAAGACCTTCGACTCCGCCTACGACCTCACCCTCGCCTGGTACTACACCGGGGAGAAGCGGTACGCACGGAAGGCCGGGCAGGTGCTGCGCACCTGGTTCCTCGACCCGGCCACCAGGATGAACCCCCATCTGGACCACGCGCAGTTCATCCCCTGCAAGTACGACGGGCGGGCCATCGGCATCATCGACTTCTCGCAGTCCTACACCAGCGTCCTCGACGCGCTCGCCCTGCTGGACACCGGCGCTCCGGGCTGGAGCGGGAAGGACCGCACCGGCATGACGGAGTGGAACACCGCCTTCCTCGGCTGGCTCAAGGACAGTGACTTCGGCAAGCAGGAGGCGGCCGCCGCGAACAACCACGGGACCTTCTACGACATGCTGCTCGCCGGCCTCGCCTACGCGACCGGCGACAAGGCCCTGGCCCGCCGCACGGTCCTGGACGCCCGCGGCAAGCGCATCGCGCCGCAGATCGCGGCCGACGGCAGCCAGCCCCAGGAGCTGACCCGCACCCGGAGCTGGCACTACTCGACCTTCGACCTGGTCGCCTACACCCGGCTGGCGGCCATCGGCCGGCATGTCGGGGTCGATCTGTGGGCGTACCGAGGCCCGGACGGCCAGAGCCTGTTCAAGGCGGTGGACTATCTGTTGCCCGCCGCGACCGCAGCCGCCGCGTGGCCCCATCCGGAGCTGGAGTTCCGCCGGTACGCGGCGACCGACGTCGTGCACGCGGCCGCCGACGCGGACGACACACGGGCGCGCAGAGCTGTTCCGCTGCTGGAGGCACCACCGGGCGGCGACCTGTGGGCGCTGCGTCCGGCGGCGGAACAGCTGGACTCCATCGCGGGGTGA
- a CDS encoding helix-turn-helix domain-containing protein, producing the protein MSEGRTSAGGTSAPTVLRMILGRRLQERRQGAGASLEDAARALRVTSLTIRRLEKAEVALKPLYVEKLLETYGADGQEIEEFVELAERANEPGWWHTYRDVLPNWFSAYVSLEAGARTLRAYEPHYVTGLLQTHAYARAVLRGGFPGESEEDLGRRVDLRLRRQSLLDRPGAPTLWVVMEEAVLHRVVGGPEVMREQIDRLLEVSELEHVSVDVVPFTAGAHVGACAPFTYFRFEERELPDIVYTEVLSGAMYLDQRADVSAHLEAHNRMSLLSSDADSKALLNRMRKEYS; encoded by the coding sequence GTGAGCGAAGGCCGTACGAGCGCCGGTGGCACCAGTGCTCCCACCGTGCTGCGCATGATCCTGGGCCGGCGTCTGCAGGAGCGGCGCCAGGGCGCGGGGGCCTCGCTGGAGGACGCGGCCAGGGCCCTGAGGGTGACGTCCCTGACGATCCGCCGTCTGGAGAAGGCGGAGGTCGCCCTCAAGCCGCTCTACGTGGAGAAGCTGCTGGAGACCTACGGGGCGGACGGGCAGGAGATCGAGGAGTTCGTCGAGCTCGCCGAGCGGGCCAACGAGCCCGGCTGGTGGCACACCTACCGGGACGTCCTGCCGAACTGGTTCAGCGCCTACGTCAGCCTGGAGGCCGGGGCCAGGACCCTGCGCGCCTACGAGCCCCACTACGTCACGGGGCTGCTCCAGACCCACGCCTACGCGCGCGCCGTCCTGCGCGGCGGGTTCCCGGGCGAGTCCGAGGAGGACCTGGGGCGGCGTGTGGACCTGCGGCTGCGCCGCCAGAGCCTGCTGGACAGACCCGGCGCGCCCACGCTGTGGGTGGTGATGGAGGAGGCCGTACTGCACCGGGTGGTCGGCGGCCCGGAGGTCATGCGGGAGCAGATCGACCGGCTCCTGGAGGTCTCGGAGCTGGAGCACGTCAGTGTCGATGTGGTGCCGTTCACCGCGGGCGCCCACGTGGGAGCGTGCGCCCCGTTCACCTACTTCCGTTTCGAGGAGCGGGAGCTGCCGGACATCGTGTACACCGAGGTCCTCTCGGGCGCGATGTACCTGGACCAGCGGGCGGACGTGTCGGCGCATCTGGAGGCGCACAACCGCATGTCCCTGCTGAGCTCGGACGCGGACAGCAAGGCGCTGCTGAACCGCATGCGCAAGGAGTACTCATGA
- a CDS encoding sensor histidine kinase produces the protein MTNTGRSGPRPRGTWWREGAITATAFALCLLGGVVKDDGSTLSPPSAVAYFIAVVSCAVLPVRHRAPLAAMAVTTASGVLAPFLGLLLSPLIAAPAVITAYSYALTARTERRAGSAVALISAALLVASTPLFGALSWKDASRVGAVAAFPLVAGVLGHSVRNRRAYLAAVEERALRAEQSRDSEARRRVAEERLRIARELHDLVAHQITLANAQATVAAHLFDTRPEQTRKSLKELVETTGDALDELRATVGLLRQSGDAATPAEPAPGLSRLPTLLESFRRAGLEVSAHQEGTARPLPPGVDLTAYRIVQEALTNVTKHAGTRSARVRLVWNRDRVTITVADDGGGARTASTAAAGPSAPTAGDRPPGYGLIGMRERATAVGGHLSAARRPEGGFLVSAHLPLPPAKDATHGTDGATAVENRMADAATGDGRTGDAEAGDAL, from the coding sequence ATGACCAACACAGGGCGCAGTGGCCCGCGACCACGCGGCACGTGGTGGCGGGAGGGAGCGATCACGGCGACGGCGTTCGCGCTCTGTCTGCTGGGCGGCGTGGTGAAGGACGACGGCAGCACGCTGTCACCGCCGTCCGCCGTCGCCTACTTCATCGCCGTGGTGTCCTGTGCCGTACTGCCGGTGCGGCACCGGGCGCCCCTGGCCGCCATGGCCGTCACCACCGCGAGCGGCGTGCTGGCGCCGTTCCTGGGCCTCCTGCTCAGCCCGCTCATCGCGGCTCCCGCCGTGATCACCGCCTACTCCTACGCGCTCACCGCGCGCACCGAACGGCGTGCCGGGAGCGCGGTGGCGCTCATCTCCGCGGCGCTGCTGGTCGCCTCGACCCCCCTGTTCGGGGCCCTGTCCTGGAAGGACGCGAGCCGGGTGGGAGCGGTGGCGGCGTTCCCGCTGGTGGCCGGCGTACTCGGTCACTCGGTGCGGAACCGGCGGGCCTACCTGGCGGCCGTGGAGGAGCGGGCCCTGCGGGCCGAGCAGAGCCGGGACAGCGAGGCGAGGCGCAGAGTGGCCGAGGAACGGCTGCGTATCGCCCGTGAATTGCACGACCTCGTGGCCCATCAGATCACCCTGGCCAACGCGCAGGCCACGGTCGCAGCCCACCTCTTCGACACCCGCCCGGAGCAGACCCGCAAGAGCCTCAAGGAGCTCGTCGAGACCACCGGCGACGCGCTCGACGAACTGCGGGCCACGGTCGGTCTGCTGCGTCAGTCCGGGGACGCGGCCACGCCCGCCGAACCGGCGCCCGGCCTCTCCCGGCTTCCCACGCTCCTCGAGTCCTTCCGCCGCGCGGGTCTGGAGGTGTCGGCGCACCAGGAGGGCACGGCCAGGCCGCTGCCGCCGGGCGTGGACCTCACCGCCTACCGCATCGTCCAGGAGGCCCTGACCAACGTGACCAAGCATGCCGGTACCCGAAGCGCCCGGGTGCGCCTCGTCTGGAACCGCGACCGCGTGACCATCACGGTCGCCGACGACGGAGGGGGCGCCCGGACGGCATCGACCGCCGCCGCGGGGCCGAGTGCGCCCACGGCGGGGGACCGTCCGCCCGGTTACGGTCTGATCGGGATGCGTGAGCGTGCCACCGCGGTCGGGGGGCACCTCTCCGCGGCCAGGCGCCCGGAGGGCGGGTTTCTCGTCTCCGCCCACCTGCCCCTCCCGCCCGCCAAGGACGCGACGCACGGGACGGACGGAGCGACAGCCGTCGAGAACCGGATGGCCGACGCGGCGACAGGCGACGGACGGACGGGCGACGCAGAGGCCGGGGATGCGCTGTGA
- a CDS encoding response regulator transcription factor, which produces MTLRVLLADDQALLRGAFRLLLDSADDITVVGEAADGREAVRLTRQLRPDVVVMDIRMPEVDGLTATSEICADPELRASRILILTTYETDEYVAQALRAGAGGFIGKGIGAEDLLDAVRTIADGDTLLSPAATRSLVARFLATPDDVPSHHPEQLAVLTPREREMVALVATGLSNQEIAERMFLSPFTVRAHVQRAMTKLDARDRAQLVVIAYRTGLAQAAPDGGTDRLS; this is translated from the coding sequence GTGACGCTCCGCGTGCTGCTCGCCGACGATCAGGCCCTGCTGCGGGGTGCCTTCCGGCTGCTTCTCGACTCCGCCGACGACATCACCGTGGTCGGTGAGGCCGCCGACGGCAGGGAGGCGGTGAGACTCACCCGGCAACTGCGCCCGGACGTCGTGGTCATGGACATCCGGATGCCCGAGGTGGACGGTCTCACCGCCACGTCGGAGATCTGCGCGGACCCCGAACTACGCGCCAGCCGCATCCTGATCCTCACCACGTACGAGACCGACGAGTACGTCGCCCAGGCGCTGCGCGCCGGCGCCGGCGGATTCATCGGCAAGGGCATCGGCGCCGAGGATCTGCTGGACGCCGTGCGGACGATCGCCGACGGCGACACCCTTCTGTCCCCCGCCGCGACCCGTTCCCTGGTCGCCCGTTTCCTGGCCACGCCGGACGACGTCCCGTCGCATCACCCCGAACAGCTCGCCGTGCTCACCCCGCGTGAACGCGAGATGGTGGCTCTGGTCGCGACCGGCCTGTCCAACCAGGAGATCGCCGAGCGGATGTTCCTCAGCCCCTTCACCGTCCGCGCCCACGTGCAGCGCGCCATGACGAAGCTGGACGCCCGCGACCGGGCACAACTCGTCGTCATCGCCTACCGGACGGGCCTGGCCCAGGCCGCCCCCGACGGCGGCACCGACCGCCTGTCGTAG
- a CDS encoding SDR family NAD(P)-dependent oxidoreductase yields the protein MSIQQGDGPVALVTGSTSGIGEAVARRLAADGTRVVVHSRRSTEAGQALAAELGGAYVRADLAVEEEARGLVETALGRFGRLDVLVNNAGISRPIPHADLAAATPEDWRRLLEVNLIAPWVLCTAALPALRQSPGGGSIVNITSHAGVRPKGSSVPYAASKAALNHVTRLLAAALGPDVRVNAVAPGLVDTPMTKDWVQAHELWRDRAPMHRPARPADVADLVASVIGSDYLTGEVIVLDGGLNLT from the coding sequence ATGAGCATCCAACAAGGCGACGGGCCCGTCGCCCTGGTCACCGGGTCCACGTCGGGGATCGGCGAGGCCGTCGCACGGCGCCTCGCGGCGGACGGGACGCGGGTCGTCGTGCACTCGCGGCGCAGCACGGAGGCCGGGCAGGCGCTGGCTGCGGAACTCGGCGGCGCCTACGTGCGGGCTGATCTCGCAGTGGAGGAGGAGGCCCGGGGGCTGGTCGAGACGGCACTGGGTCGCTTCGGGCGCCTGGATGTGCTGGTGAACAACGCGGGCATCAGCCGGCCCATCCCGCACGCGGACCTCGCGGCGGCGACCCCGGAGGACTGGCGGCGCCTGCTGGAGGTCAACCTCATCGCGCCCTGGGTACTGTGCACCGCGGCCCTTCCCGCGCTACGGCAGTCCCCCGGCGGCGGCAGCATCGTCAACATCACCAGCCATGCCGGCGTACGGCCCAAGGGTTCCTCGGTGCCGTACGCGGCGAGCAAGGCCGCGCTGAACCACGTCACCCGGCTGCTCGCGGCCGCGCTCGGGCCCGACGTACGGGTGAACGCGGTGGCACCGGGTCTCGTGGACACGCCGATGACGAAGGACTGGGTGCAGGCGCACGAACTGTGGCGGGACCGCGCACCGATGCACCGCCCGGCCCGCCCTGCCGACGTGGCCGACCTGGTGGCTTCGGTGATCGGCAGCGACTATCTGACCGGGGAGGTCATCGTGCTCGACGGCGGCCTGAACCTGACCTGA
- a CDS encoding glycosyl hydrolase family 28-related protein: MGMTRRTLLGSAVAVAACAVSAPTAQAAEVPALWREFSRTPLTHPQIPFVGRAGCRGGATRLPRHRVVADVRDFGAVADGTTDSAPAINRAIAAAGRAGGGTVTIPPGTFRIDDVIRVNRSNVVLKGAGSGRTTLYATKNLTELIGTYGSRYGGDKSSWSWAGGLIWLAPRTRWESLVAAIRAKAWPFEGWTGNRRDEWRTLTALAPARQGSWTVTAADTSSLRPGALVLLRLADDADHTLLEHMCGGGPGPETYVWDDKTKLTSYVPYEWPVRIARVHGRKVTLERPLPLDLRPEWSPQLTTHVTELSGSGVEGLTLEAPDTPQQPHLLDKGHNGVVLQCAYDCWLDDVTVRHVDNGFGLVAASGCTLRQTRVAGRGSHHPYFCREGSHDNLVEDFTIEERTSPAPAGTQLHGINVEGLSSYNVWSRGDMRMGTFDSHRGLPFANVRTDITLNNNGRHGGDASAGPLFGARFTHWNIRVTNGRAGLVKIDGLAPYSATVGIDEVREFDQIDVPDFTGDLHTRLELYGSSGSVRPRNLYEAQRRLNGAGR, from the coding sequence ATGGGCATGACCAGGCGAACCCTGCTGGGAAGCGCGGTCGCCGTAGCGGCCTGCGCCGTCAGCGCGCCGACCGCGCAAGCCGCCGAAGTCCCGGCACTGTGGCGGGAATTCAGCAGGACTCCTCTCACCCATCCACAGATCCCGTTCGTCGGCCGCGCCGGATGCCGCGGCGGGGCGACACGCCTTCCGCGCCACCGAGTCGTCGCCGACGTACGCGACTTCGGCGCCGTGGCGGACGGGACGACCGACTCCGCCCCCGCGATCAACCGTGCCATCGCCGCGGCCGGAAGGGCCGGCGGTGGCACGGTCACCATTCCGCCGGGCACGTTCCGCATCGACGACGTGATCCGCGTGAACCGCTCGAACGTGGTGCTCAAGGGCGCCGGCAGCGGTCGTACGACGCTGTACGCGACGAAGAACCTCACCGAGCTGATCGGGACCTACGGCTCCCGCTACGGAGGGGACAAGTCGTCCTGGTCATGGGCGGGCGGACTGATCTGGCTGGCGCCCCGGACCCGCTGGGAATCGCTCGTCGCCGCGATCAGGGCCAAGGCGTGGCCCTTCGAGGGCTGGACGGGCAACCGGCGCGACGAGTGGCGGACGCTCACCGCGCTCGCCCCGGCACGACAGGGCTCCTGGACGGTGACGGCCGCCGACACCTCCTCACTGCGTCCCGGTGCCCTGGTCCTCCTCCGGCTCGCGGACGACGCGGACCACACCCTCCTGGAGCACATGTGCGGCGGCGGGCCCGGCCCCGAGACCTACGTCTGGGACGACAAGACGAAACTGACGTCGTACGTCCCCTACGAATGGCCCGTCCGCATCGCCCGCGTCCACGGCCGCAAGGTCACCCTCGAACGGCCACTCCCGCTCGACCTGCGCCCCGAGTGGTCCCCGCAACTGACCACACACGTGACCGAGTTGAGCGGATCGGGCGTCGAGGGCCTGACCCTGGAGGCGCCCGACACCCCACAGCAGCCGCACCTGCTGGACAAGGGGCACAACGGCGTCGTGCTGCAGTGCGCGTACGACTGCTGGCTGGACGACGTGACGGTCCGCCATGTCGACAACGGCTTCGGCCTGGTGGCCGCCTCCGGCTGCACTCTGCGCCAGACGCGCGTGGCGGGCCGCGGCTCCCATCACCCCTACTTCTGCCGCGAGGGGTCGCACGACAACCTCGTCGAGGACTTCACGATCGAGGAGCGCACCAGCCCCGCGCCCGCGGGCACCCAACTGCACGGCATCAACGTCGAGGGGCTGTCGTCGTACAACGTCTGGTCGCGCGGCGACATGCGCATGGGTACCTTCGACAGCCATCGCGGCCTGCCCTTCGCCAATGTCCGCACCGACATCACCCTGAACAACAACGGCCGCCACGGCGGTGACGCGAGCGCGGGTCCCCTCTTCGGCGCCCGGTTCACGCACTGGAACATCCGCGTCACCAACGGCCGCGCCGGGCTGGTGAAGATCGACGGTCTGGCGCCGTACTCCGCGACCGTCGGCATCGACGAGGTCAGGGAGTTCGACCAGATCGACGTCCCCGACTTCACGGGTGATCTGCACACCCGCCTTGAGCTGTACGGCAGTTCGGGATCGGTGCGGCCACGGAACCTGTACGAGGCCCAGCGCCGGCTGAACGGAGCGGGTCGATGA
- a CDS encoding SAM-dependent methyltransferase, producing the protein MTDSHAAREIDTSRPHSARMYDYYLGGKDHFDVDAKAAEAVAATYPGIFTCAREIRSFMHRATRVLAREYGVRQWLDIGTGIPTEPNVHQVAQSVAPEARVVYADNDPLVLKYAERLMRNTPEGRTAYVQGDFTDPEAILSSPELARTLDLNRPVALSLNAILHFVPDDWDPYGIVARLLDALPSGSALAVSHCTGDFAPELWEKLVGIYAAAGTRAQVRSQQEVTRFFKGLDLLDPGVSLTHRWRPDDPQGSGPEPTDAEVSAWAGVGIKP; encoded by the coding sequence ATGACCGACTCGCACGCCGCGCGGGAGATCGACACCAGTCGGCCCCACTCGGCCCGGATGTACGACTACTACCTCGGCGGCAAGGACCACTTCGACGTCGATGCGAAGGCGGCCGAGGCCGTCGCGGCCACCTACCCCGGCATCTTCACGTGCGCCCGCGAGATCCGCTCCTTCATGCACCGCGCCACCCGTGTCCTCGCGCGGGAGTACGGCGTGCGCCAGTGGCTGGACATCGGCACCGGCATCCCCACCGAGCCGAACGTGCACCAAGTCGCGCAGTCCGTGGCTCCCGAGGCTCGCGTGGTCTACGCCGACAACGACCCCCTGGTCCTCAAGTACGCCGAGCGCCTGATGCGCAACACACCCGAGGGACGGACGGCTTACGTCCAGGGCGACTTCACCGACCCCGAGGCGATCCTCAGCTCCCCCGAGCTGGCCAGGACCCTGGACCTGAACCGGCCCGTGGCCCTGTCCCTCAACGCCATCCTGCACTTCGTCCCGGACGACTGGGACCCGTACGGCATCGTCGCCCGCCTCCTGGACGCCCTGCCCTCGGGCAGCGCGCTGGCCGTGAGTCACTGCACGGGTGACTTCGCCCCGGAGCTGTGGGAGAAGCTCGTCGGCATCTACGCCGCCGCGGGCACCCGGGCCCAGGTCCGCAGCCAGCAGGAGGTCACCCGCTTCTTCAAGGGCCTCGACCTGCTCGACCCCGGTGTCTCCCTGACCCACCGGTGGCGCCCGGACGATCCTCAGGGCTCCGGCCCTGAGCCCACGGACGCCGAGGTCAGCGCGTGGGCCGGGGTGGGCATCAAGCCGTGA
- a CDS encoding SAM-dependent methyltransferase — protein MTDTDALPPGTDPDKASVARMYDAMLGGEHNFAIDREAVAAVTAIDPQVRTLARANRAFLGRAVRFLARSGVRQFIDLGSGIPTQGNVHEVAQAASPQARVVYVDKDPVAVAHSTTLLADNPYADIVDADIRRPADVLASPQVRKLIDFDQPVAVLMVAILHFVAPEENPAGIVAAFRDALPEGSWLALSHATNQDRPATAAAVTQLYRSRATSPVTVRSHQEIQDLFTGFELTEPGLVHVPLWRPDENEDIPENPSEYWVYAGVGRKIG, from the coding sequence GTGACCGACACGGATGCTCTGCCGCCAGGGACCGATCCGGACAAGGCGAGCGTAGCCCGGATGTACGACGCGATGCTGGGCGGGGAGCACAACTTCGCCATCGACCGGGAGGCGGTGGCGGCCGTCACGGCCATCGACCCCCAGGTGCGCACGCTGGCCCGTGCCAACCGCGCCTTCCTGGGGCGGGCGGTGCGCTTCCTGGCCCGGTCCGGTGTCCGGCAGTTCATCGACCTCGGCTCGGGGATCCCGACGCAGGGCAACGTCCACGAGGTGGCCCAGGCGGCGAGCCCGCAGGCCCGGGTGGTCTACGTCGACAAGGACCCGGTGGCCGTCGCCCACAGCACCACCCTGCTCGCCGACAACCCGTACGCCGACATCGTCGACGCCGACATCCGGCGGCCGGCCGACGTCCTGGCCTCGCCGCAGGTGCGCAAGCTGATCGACTTCGACCAGCCGGTCGCCGTTCTCATGGTCGCGATCCTGCACTTCGTCGCGCCCGAGGAGAACCCGGCCGGCATCGTCGCCGCCTTCCGGGACGCCCTGCCCGAGGGCAGCTGGCTGGCCCTGTCCCACGCCACCAACCAGGACCGCCCCGCCACGGCCGCCGCGGTCACCCAGCTGTACCGCTCCCGGGCCACCTCACCGGTCACCGTCCGCTCCCACCAGGAGATCCAGGACCTCTTCACCGGCTTCGAGCTGACCGAACCGGGCCTGGTCCACGTACCCCTGTGGCGTCCGGACGAGAACGAGGACATCCCGGAGAACCCGTCGGAGTACTGGGTGTACGCGGGGGTCGGCCGCAAGATCGGGTGA
- a CDS encoding PP2C family protein-serine/threonine phosphatase, whose product MPPPRRSAFSPAADVIGSELDLGLTGSHVVHALTPGFCDAASLYLLERWRREETTYAGADPAQIEARRLALRVGTDAPESWERTLPVGEVLVFPRETPYARALVDGHAQLLDSVDDHTAERLAASVDEDARIGELLKTRSFLVVPLRLRGGAIGFVACSRGPDRGPFLTAEIAAVESLAARASVALDNARRYEHERRTALAIRGSLLPGTIQEVEGCRIAHGSLPAGQGSIIGGDWFDVLRRPDDRVSLIVGDAMGHGPESAVAMIQLRTAVRTLAGLDIPAVDLVRRLDALASDTPGASFATCIYAEWDARRGTCTLVGAGHPPPLLRGPDGRTAPVTLVGAGLPLGLGAGAYEPTVLSIDEPALLVLYSDGLVESRDADIDHEIARLARAVDAAAVDHDPLHSLCRRLLNAPSDPAGADDRTLLLAELTPTKG is encoded by the coding sequence GTGCCCCCGCCCCGTCGGTCGGCCTTCTCCCCCGCGGCCGACGTCATCGGCTCGGAACTCGACCTGGGGCTGACCGGCAGCCATGTCGTGCACGCGCTGACGCCCGGCTTCTGCGACGCGGCGTCCCTCTATCTGCTGGAGCGGTGGCGGCGCGAGGAGACCACGTACGCCGGCGCGGACCCCGCCCAGATCGAGGCCCGCAGACTGGCCCTGCGCGTGGGCACGGACGCGCCCGAGTCCTGGGAGCGCACCCTGCCGGTCGGCGAGGTGCTCGTCTTCCCCCGCGAGACCCCGTACGCCCGCGCCCTGGTCGACGGACACGCGCAGTTGCTCGACTCGGTCGACGACCACACGGCCGAGCGGCTCGCCGCCTCCGTCGATGAGGACGCGCGCATCGGCGAACTCCTCAAGACGCGCTCCTTCCTCGTGGTGCCGCTGCGGCTGCGCGGCGGCGCGATCGGCTTCGTCGCCTGCTCCCGCGGACCGGACCGCGGGCCGTTCCTGACCGCGGAGATCGCGGCCGTGGAATCGCTGGCCGCGCGGGCCTCGGTCGCCCTGGACAACGCGCGCCGCTACGAGCACGAGCGGCGCACCGCCCTGGCCATCCGGGGCAGCCTGCTGCCGGGCACGATCCAGGAGGTCGAGGGCTGCCGCATCGCCCACGGCTCCCTGCCCGCCGGACAGGGCTCGATCATCGGCGGTGACTGGTTCGATGTGCTGAGACGGCCGGACGACCGGGTCAGCCTGATCGTCGGGGACGCCATGGGGCACGGGCCGGAATCGGCCGTGGCGATGATCCAACTGCGCACCGCGGTACGCACGCTGGCCGGTCTCGACATCCCCGCCGTCGATCTCGTACGACGGCTCGACGCGCTCGCCAGCGACACCCCGGGCGCGTCCTTCGCCACCTGCATCTACGCCGAGTGGGACGCCCGGCGCGGCACCTGCACCCTCGTCGGTGCCGGTCACCCTCCGCCACTGCTGCGCGGCCCGGACGGCCGGACCGCTCCGGTCACGCTGGTCGGCGCGGGCCTGCCGCTCGGTCTCGGTGCGGGCGCCTACGAGCCCACCGTGCTGAGCATCGACGAGCCCGCGCTGCTCGTGCTCTACAGCGACGGTCTGGTCGAGTCGCGGGACGCCGACATAGACCACGAGATCGCCCGCCTCGCCCGGGCTGTCGACGCGGCCGCCGTCGACCACGACCCGCTGCACTCCCTGTGCAGACGGCTGCTCAACGCCCCCTCCGATCCGGCCGGCGCGGACGACCGCACCCTGCTCCTCGCCGAACTCACACCCACCAAGGGCTAG
- a CDS encoding DUF397 domain-containing protein, whose amino-acid sequence MTTTDSHVYNGMPATDLGEQGWESPWSGPNGGQCVQTKLLADGRVALRQSTDPAGPALIYTPQEIAAFVTGIKQGLADHLMAG is encoded by the coding sequence ATGACCACCACCGACTCTCATGTCTACAACGGGATGCCGGCCACCGACCTGGGCGAGCAGGGCTGGGAGTCCCCGTGGAGCGGGCCCAACGGCGGCCAGTGCGTCCAGACGAAGCTGCTGGCCGACGGCCGGGTGGCGCTGCGCCAGTCGACCGATCCGGCCGGACCCGCGCTGATCTACACCCCGCAGGAGATCGCCGCATTCGTCACAGGCATCAAACAAGGCCTCGCCGACCACCTCATGGCCGGCTGA
- a CDS encoding ATP-binding protein: MDQERTHWIELPAHRSSVGVARRSVGTRLKAWSLPGELCSDAVLLLSELATNAVCHTLSARILCGIGLVTDGILRLEVHDHDHSGPTLRRCRAGLDDEGGRGLFLVEQLADTWGVDRSRLTGGNAVWANLTA; encoded by the coding sequence GTGGACCAGGAACGAACCCACTGGATCGAACTTCCCGCCCACCGCTCCAGCGTCGGTGTCGCCCGGCGCTCCGTCGGCACCCGGCTCAAGGCCTGGAGCCTGCCGGGCGAGCTCTGCTCGGACGCGGTGCTGCTCCTGTCCGAACTGGCCACCAACGCCGTGTGCCACACCCTCAGCGCGCGCATCCTGTGCGGCATCGGGCTGGTCACCGACGGGATCCTCCGGCTGGAGGTGCACGACCACGACCACTCGGGCCCCACGTTGCGCCGGTGCCGGGCGGGGCTCGACGACGAGGGCGGGCGCGGACTGTTCCTCGTGGAGCAGCTCGCGGACACCTGGGGGGTGGACCGCTCGAGACTCACCGGCGGCAACGCGGTATGGGCGAATCTGACGGCCTGA